The proteins below come from a single Leifsonia sp. 1010 genomic window:
- a CDS encoding glycoside hydrolase family 38 C-terminal domain-containing protein, giving the protein MTTPEQAAVDSGLSPADTPRVGGETPEQIAVDAAQESRESASGNEVAGETGAPDANGKAPVANAPAGTQPRDLPPAKRPTATPQRTLHMIGNAHLDPVWLWPWQEGYQEARATFWSAIHRMEEYPDFVFTCDQIVLLSWVEESDPELFEQIKRRVAEGRWVNVGGWWVEPDNNMPMGESFVRQGLYGQRYLESRFGKPSTVGMNVDPFGHNAMLPQILRGQGMDSYTFLRPGPHESDLAPSLFWWEAPDGSRVLAYRIPFEYCSPPGSVDGQTEKALASLDRTVGFGENATAMVFYGVGNHGGGPTIANIESIHRYDRMGSFGRMTMSSPRTYFDEVLGRGEAFLDTLPVRRDDLQHHAPGCYSAHSGIKAWQRRAQFGVLNAERWAAVVAATDGVDYPREQLETAWKQVLFNQFHDILPGSAIEPSYDDARDQLGEAVAISKRIITRAHNIIARQVQVDREDGTQPVLVFNPHPWPVSVDVDFQYGAQRAGVHVVDENGEPVVFQNSQSTATTDDVSRGAVVFRADVPALGYRLYRLRPGAGPGAASDALTVTADTLENEHVRIRIDQETGWISSYLVKATGVDVMAGVDGAQHTQINDDPTDTWGHRVISYAWPGATMELKRIVVRETGPLRSRVRVERAWGASTLVEELILDHDSPVLRVNVTLDWREQAHLLKLRFPTVLDDPTATYEIPFGHLERPVDGAEEPAQSWVDLTGTIDGAAAGLTVITTDKHAYDVSPGTADNGEQPSIGVTAVRSPVYSWHDPRLLDPEGIYSFQDQGVQRFSYELVPHAGDWRDADPIRRALVLGNPVRAMQESFHDGMLPPVNSFASDGGDAVMVTALKGTEDETDAPGGADVVVRAVETRGEGGRSRIELPLLGRTIEEDFGPSQLRTFVVPADPAQPVREVDLIERPLP; this is encoded by the coding sequence GTGACCACCCCCGAGCAGGCAGCCGTCGATTCCGGACTTTCTCCGGCCGACACGCCGCGTGTGGGCGGAGAAACTCCGGAACAGATCGCGGTGGATGCGGCGCAGGAGTCGCGCGAGAGCGCATCCGGGAACGAGGTCGCCGGCGAGACGGGCGCACCCGACGCGAACGGCAAAGCCCCCGTCGCGAACGCGCCCGCCGGCACCCAGCCACGCGACCTCCCGCCCGCGAAGCGCCCGACGGCGACCCCGCAGCGCACCCTCCACATGATCGGCAACGCGCACCTCGACCCGGTGTGGCTGTGGCCGTGGCAGGAGGGCTACCAGGAGGCCCGCGCGACCTTCTGGTCGGCCATCCACCGCATGGAGGAGTACCCGGACTTCGTCTTCACCTGCGACCAGATCGTGCTGCTCAGCTGGGTGGAGGAGTCCGACCCCGAGCTGTTCGAGCAGATCAAGCGCCGCGTCGCCGAGGGCCGCTGGGTGAACGTCGGAGGCTGGTGGGTCGAGCCGGACAACAACATGCCGATGGGTGAGAGCTTCGTGCGCCAGGGTCTGTACGGCCAGCGCTACCTCGAGTCTCGCTTCGGGAAGCCCTCGACCGTCGGGATGAACGTGGACCCGTTCGGTCACAACGCGATGCTCCCGCAGATCCTGCGCGGCCAGGGGATGGACTCGTACACGTTCCTGCGGCCTGGCCCGCACGAGTCGGACCTGGCTCCGAGCCTGTTCTGGTGGGAGGCGCCCGACGGCTCGCGCGTGCTGGCCTACCGCATCCCGTTCGAGTACTGCAGTCCGCCCGGGTCGGTCGACGGCCAGACCGAGAAGGCGCTCGCCTCCCTCGACCGCACGGTCGGCTTCGGCGAGAACGCGACCGCGATGGTGTTCTACGGCGTGGGCAACCACGGCGGCGGCCCCACGATCGCGAACATCGAGTCGATCCACCGCTACGACCGCATGGGCTCTTTCGGAAGGATGACGATGTCGTCACCGCGCACGTACTTCGACGAGGTGCTCGGCCGGGGCGAGGCGTTCCTCGACACCCTCCCGGTGCGCCGCGACGACCTGCAGCACCATGCGCCCGGCTGCTATTCGGCGCACTCCGGCATCAAGGCGTGGCAGCGTCGCGCGCAGTTCGGCGTGCTGAATGCCGAGCGCTGGGCGGCGGTGGTCGCCGCGACCGACGGCGTCGACTACCCGCGTGAGCAGCTGGAGACCGCCTGGAAGCAGGTGCTGTTCAACCAGTTCCACGACATCCTGCCCGGTTCGGCGATCGAGCCGTCGTACGACGACGCACGCGATCAGCTCGGCGAGGCTGTCGCGATCTCGAAGCGCATCATCACGCGGGCGCACAACATCATCGCCCGCCAGGTGCAGGTCGACCGGGAAGACGGCACCCAGCCGGTCCTGGTCTTCAACCCGCACCCCTGGCCGGTGTCGGTGGATGTGGACTTCCAGTACGGCGCACAGCGCGCCGGCGTGCACGTGGTCGACGAGAACGGCGAGCCCGTCGTCTTCCAGAACTCGCAGTCCACCGCGACGACGGACGACGTCTCGCGCGGTGCCGTGGTGTTCCGCGCCGACGTCCCGGCTCTCGGCTACCGCCTCTACCGCCTGCGCCCCGGTGCCGGCCCGGGTGCGGCATCCGATGCCCTGACCGTGACGGCCGACACCCTCGAGAACGAGCACGTCCGCATCCGCATCGACCAGGAGACCGGCTGGATCTCGTCCTACCTGGTCAAGGCGACCGGCGTGGATGTGATGGCCGGCGTCGACGGCGCCCAGCACACCCAGATCAACGACGACCCGACCGATACGTGGGGCCACCGGGTCATCTCGTACGCCTGGCCGGGCGCGACGATGGAGCTGAAGCGCATCGTGGTCCGCGAGACCGGCCCGCTGCGGTCGCGCGTCCGGGTCGAGCGGGCGTGGGGCGCATCCACTCTGGTCGAGGAGCTCATCCTCGACCACGACTCGCCCGTGCTGCGGGTCAACGTCACGCTCGACTGGCGCGAGCAGGCGCACCTGCTGAAGCTGCGCTTCCCCACCGTGCTCGACGACCCGACGGCGACCTACGAGATCCCGTTCGGTCACCTGGAGCGCCCGGTCGACGGCGCCGAGGAGCCTGCGCAGTCGTGGGTGGATCTGACCGGCACGATCGACGGCGCCGCCGCCGGTCTCACGGTGATCACGACCGACAAGCACGCCTACGACGTGTCGCCGGGAACCGCCGACAACGGCGAGCAGCCGAGCATCGGCGTGACCGCCGTCCGCAGCCCGGTCTACTCGTGGCACGACCCGCGCCTGCTCGACCCGGAGGGCATCTACTCCTTCCAGGATCAGGGCGTCCAGCGGTTCAGCTACGAGCTGGTGCCGCACGCGGGCGATTGGCGTGACGCCGACCCGATCCGTCGTGCGCTCGTGCTCGGCAACCCGGTGCGGGCGATGCAGGAGTCGTTCCACGACGGCATGCTGCCTCCGGTGAACTCGTTCGCGAGCGACGGCGGCGACGCCGTCATGGTGA